A genomic region of Megalobrama amblycephala isolate DHTTF-2021 linkage group LG6, ASM1881202v1, whole genome shotgun sequence contains the following coding sequences:
- the LOC125270821 gene encoding kelch-like protein 10, giving the protein MLKLNSSDLELNNMEHKFIATAFNEFHEVRLQGELTDVVIKVNGKEFKAHKIILCACSPYFRMLFSTSSTNAEDNSYDITGISSDTMSLIIQHAYARPVLITTENVSELLLAADQFSVSGLVDSCCKFLETNLSLKNCISICIFTEHFHSCSNLHHKAKIFTLQHFEEVQQVSEEFLELSLEHLDDMITWDELNVRKEEVVFEAILRWINHAPENRREHIAVLLPKVRMGLMCPDFFMNNVRNNTLVSENEACSALLVSAMKAIFNLHTEEPTSSGFINQLTRPRLPSDILLAIGGWSIGSPTNGIEAYDVRADCWVNVAQEEERPRAYHGSVFLHGFVYSIGGFDGENYFSSVRKLNPITHTWQEVAPMYEQRCYVSVAVLEGFIYAIGGFNGHERQKTAERYDPNTNQWTMLAAMSVQRSDASATSLQGRVYICGGFTGVECLFTAECFNPETNQWTLIAPMSSRRSGVGVIAYGNLVYAVGGFDGASRLRSAEAYNPLTDLWRDIESMVNPRSNFGIEVLDDQLFVVGGFNGVRTCSNVEYYDHRTNEWDESCDMSISRSAVSCCILSGLHDVTPYVIDRDSLQTSEDESDSD; this is encoded by the exons ATGTTGAAACTGAATTCCAGTGATCTTGAGCTAAACAACATGGAGCACAAGTTCATTGCCACAGCTTTTAACGAGTTTCATGAAGTTCGTTTACAGGGCGAACTCACGGACGTCGTCATCAAAGTCAATGGCAAAGAGTTCAAAGCTCACAAGATCATTCTTTGCGCCTGCAGCCCTTATTTTAG GATGCTCTTCTCCACCTCATCCACCAACGCGGAGGATAATTCCTACGACATTACGGGAATCTCCTCGGACACCATGTCTCTGATTATTCAGCATGCATATGCCAGACCTGTTCTCATCACTACAGAGAACGTGTCGGAGCTCTTGCTGGCAGCAGATCAGTTTTCAGTCTCAGGACTCGTAGATTCTTGCTGCAAGTTCCTGGAGACAAACTTAAGCCTGAAGAACTGCATCAGTATCTGCATATTTACAGAGCATTTCCACTCCTGCTCAAATCTCCACCATAAAGCAAAGATCTTCACCCTGCAGCACTTTGAGGAGGTGCAGCAAGTGTCTGAGGAGTTCCTGGAGCTCTCGCTGGAACATCTGGATGACATGATCACTTGGGATGAGCTGAATGTCAGGAAGGAGGAGGTGGTTTTTGAGGCCATCCTCCGCTGGATTAATCACGCTCCTGAAAACAGAAGAGAACACATCGCTGTGCTTCTGCCAAAG GTTCGAATGGGGTTAATGTGTCCAGACTTCTTCATGAATAATGTAAGGAACAACACACTGGTGTCTGAGAATGAGGCATGTTCGGCCCTTCTCGTCAGTGCAATGAAGGCCATTTTTAACCTGCACACTGAGGAACCCACCAGCTCAGGCTTCATAAACCAACTAACACGCCCACGTCTGCCCTCTGACATCCTATTGGCCATCGGAGGATGGAGCATAGGCAGTCCCACCAATGGGATTGAGGCGTACGACGTGAGGGCAGACTGTTGGGTCAATGTCGCTCAAGAGGAAGAGCGTCCCAGAGCCTATCATGGGTCAGTGTTCCTCCATGGGTTTGTGTACTCCATTGGCGGCTTTGATGGTGAAAATTATTTCAGCAGTGTGAGGAAATTGAATCCTATCACTCACACCTGGCAAGAG GTGGCCCCCATGTACGAACAGCGATGTTATGTCAGTGTTGCTGTTCTTGAAGGATTCATTTACGCCATTGGAGGTTTTAATGGACACGAACGGCAAAAAACAGCTGAACGCTACGACCCAAACACCAACCAGTGGACAATGTTGGCGGCCATGAGTGTACAGAGGAGTGACGCCAGCGCCACCTCACTGCAGGGCAGG GTTTATATCTGTGGAGGTTTTACTGGGGTCGAGTGTCTCTTCACGGCTGAGTGCTTTAACCCCGAAACAAACCAGTGGACGCTCATCGCTCCCATGAGCAGCCGTCGCAGCGGTGTCGGTGTTATCGCGTATGGGAATCTGGTGTATGCT GTTGGTGGTTTTGATGGTGCCAGTCGTTTGCGAAGTGCCGAGGCCTACAACCCTCTCACTGACCTCTGGCGTGATATTGAATCTATGGTCAACCCACGCAGCAACTTCGGCATTGAG GTGTTGGAcgaccagctgtttgttgtcgGGGGGTTTAATGGCGTCAGAACCTGCTCTAATGTGGAGTATTATGACCATAGGACGAATGAATG GGATGAGTCATGTGACATGAGTATTTCCCGCAGTGCTGTGAGCTGCTGTATATTATCGGGGTTACATGATGTCACACCGTATGTGATCGATCGAGACTCTCTCCAGACATCAGAAGACGAGTCTGACAGTGATTGA